The genomic region ATCACGATTGATTATGTCGCTTCTGAGAATTCGATGGTAGTCTCTGAGGATGGTTTGCCCTGTCAACCGACGAAAACATTGGATCAGCTCTGTATAGAAGATTATTCTTGTGTAATTTTGCCAGGAATGGTCAATATAGGTCCTGCTCTACAAGATGAGAAATTGATTTCGTTTTTGAGAAGTCTTAATGAGCAAGATATCCTAATTGCAGCCATTTCTTCAGCGCCCATTTTACTAGCGAAAGCTGGCTTGTTGAACGACACGAAATTTACAGGTGGAATTTGGCAAAACTTCTTTGATTATTTTGAATTTCTTCCACGTAAGAATTTTCAACCGAAAGTTCTTGTCCAAGATAAACAAATCATTACGGCTATCGGTTTTGCACATCAAGAGTTTGCAAGAAAAGTGATTTTCGGTTTAGGGTTGGCAGAGAATACGGACAACTATTTTAAAGAACAGAACGAGTATGCTGAAGAGGATTTGATATTTACTCTATCAGATGAAGAGTTTAATCAAGTGAAGCAGAGTATAGAAAACAGCCTCTAAAGATTTACATGAAAATTATAGAAAGGAACAAAGGTGTTCAGGGAATTGAACACGGGTTCCCAAATTTATTACTCAATATAAAAGAAAGGAATTGAACCCGACCTAAATTCTCGGAAAAAAGATAAATCTGCCTAGGAGCATCGCTCCAGCGTCAGATTTCCTATTTTTCAGTCGAATTTTACGGTCTTGGTATCTTGTATGAACAATACTGAATTTTATGATCGTCTGGGGGTGTCAAAAAACGCTTCGGCAGACGAGATCAAAAAGGCTTATCGTAAGCTTTCGAAAAAATATCACCCAGATATCAATAAGGAGCCTGGTGCTGAGGAAAAGTACAAGGAAGTTCAGGAAGCTTATGAGACTTTGAGTGACGACCAAAAACGTGCTGCCTATGACCAATACGGTGCTGCTGGAGCCA from Streptococcus mitis NCTC 12261 harbors:
- a CDS encoding DJ-1/PfpI family protein, which codes for MKKVLCIIYPNFSLYEITTLTSTLALSFDITIDYVASENSMVVSEDGLPCQPTKTLDQLCIEDYSCVILPGMVNIGPALQDEKLISFLRSLNEQDILIAAISSAPILLAKAGLLNDTKFTGGIWQNFFDYFEFLPRKNFQPKVLVQDKQIITAIGFAHQEFARKVIFGLGLAENTDNYFKEQNEYAEEDLIFTLSDEEFNQVKQSIENSL